The following proteins are co-located in the Solanum pennellii chromosome 1, SPENNV200 genome:
- the LOC107008257 gene encoding DNA (cytosine-5)-methyltransferase 1, which translates to MSSKRKASPADSLTDSSKRHALEVVKDVDIAVDEVAEGFRDDDEFVEDREIVCDSLIGESSGQKEVRRVAVRANEEQEQEGEFYGEIVLDSEARKKWPHRYILKDNANTNSASMSLNCQHDSDELIQAKCHFAQALVDNVIYKLGDDAYVKAAEDEDDYICKIVEFFQGVDDMKYFTAQWFYRAKDTVIKAHDQFIDKKRVFLSDIKDHNPLDCLVKIIKIVPISSNVSLQFKESLRLECDYYYDMKYLVPFSSFISLPSDVLSPDSESNSTISSDGDVVEVKEQKQEKKLLDLYSGCGGMSTGLCLGADVCDVKLVTKWTVDLNCYACDSLKANHPETEVRNESAEDFLLLLKEWEQLCASCSLLKSNTLAHPLLKVGDANVEDDEGTDDDDGGSGDEDEGEIFEVEEILEVCYGDPKEIKKPGLYFKVRWKGYGPDEDSWEPIEGLDGCQNKIKDFVTDGFKRSVLPLPGQVDVVCGGPPCQGISGFNRFRNSANPLQDPKNKQLEVFMSIVEFLKPRFVLMENVVDLLRFAHGYLGRYALSRLVGMNYQARMGMMVAGAYGLPQFRMRVFMWGALPSEKLPQYPLPTHNVIVRGGIPTEFELNAVDFEEGLKVKLKRELLLEDALSDLPPVENNEPRDEMPYIDEPKSVFQRFIRSRRDGSLGTVLFDHRPLQLNEDDYQRVTQIPKQKGANFRDLPGVRVRADNVVEWDPDMERVKLPSGKPLVPDYAMTFVRGTSQKPFGRLWWDEIVSTVVTRAEPHNQAILHPVQDRVLTIRENARLQGFPDYYKLTGPIKERYIQVGNAVAVPVARALGYSLALALRGLSRDQPLLTLPPNFPCLEELVSNDESLDKV; encoded by the exons ATGTCGAGCAAACGGAAAGCTTCTCCGGCGGATTCATTAACGGATTCTTCTAAACGACATGCATTAGAAGTAGTGAAAGATGTGGATATAGCTGTGGATGAAGTAGCGGAAGGTTTTCGAGACGATGATGAGTTTGTAGAGGATAGGGAGATTGTATGTGATAGTTTGATCGGTGAATCGTCTGGTCAGAAAGAGGTGAGAAGAGTTGCTGTACGGGCGAATGAGGAGCAGGAGCAGGAGGGTGAGTTTTATGGAGAAATTGTGCTGGATAGTGAAGCTAGGAAAAAATGGCCTCATAGATATATTTTAAAG GATAATGCGAATACAAATAGTGCATCTATGAGCTTAAATTG CCAACATGATTCGGACGAATTAATTCAGGCCAAGTGCCATTTTGCACAAGCATTAGTTGACAATGTCATTTATAAACTTGGGGATGATGCGTATGTAAAG GCTGcagaagatgaagatgattaCATATgcaaaattgttgaattttttcaaGGTGTTGATGATATGAAGTATTTTACTGCTCAGTGGTTTTACAGAGCGAAGGATACC GTAATTAAAGCTCATGACCAGTTTATCGACAAGAAGCGTGTATTCTTGTCAGATATTAAGGATCACAACCCGCTTGATTGCCTcgtaaaaataatcaaaattgtTCCAATATCCTCAAAC GTAAGCTtacaattcaaggaaagtttgCGATTAGAATGTGACTACTACTATGACATGAAGTACCTTGTCCCATTCTCATCATTTATTAGTTTACCATCAG ATGTTTTAAGTCCTGATAGTGAATCAAATTCGACCATATCAAGTGACGGTGATGTTGTGGAGGTCAAAGAACAgaagcaagaaaagaaactcTTGGATCTTTATTCCGGTTGTGGTGGAATGTCTACTGGGCTGTGCCTGGGTGCTGATGTTTGTGATGTTAAACTTGTCACC AAATGGACTGTTGATCTAAATTGTTATGCTTGTGATAGTTTAAAAGCAAACCACCCAGAAACCGAG gtgAGAAATGAATCTGCTGAAGATTTCTTATTGCTTTTGAAGGAGTGGGAGCAGCTTTGTGCATCCTGCTCCTTATTGAAAAGCAATACCCTGGCACATCCTTTGTTGAAAGTGGGAGATGCAAATGTGGAAGATGATGAAGGTACAGATGATGATGATGGGGGATCTGGTGATGAAGATGAAGGTGAAATTTTTGAAGTGGAAGAGATCTTGGAAGTTTGTTATGGAGACCCGAAGGAAATAAAAAAGCCAGGCCTTTATTTTAAG GTACGATGGAAGGGTTATGGCCCAGATGAAGATTCTTGGGAGCCTATAGAAGGCTTAGA tggctgccaaaacaaaataaaagactTTGTGACTGATGGCTTTAAAAGAAGTGTTTTGCCATTACCT GGGCAAGTAGATGTCGTATGTGGGGGACCTCCTTGCCAAGGAATAAGTGGCTTTAATCGTTTTAGAAATTCAGCAAATCCATTACAAGATCCGAAAAATAAACAGCTTGAAGTATTCATGAGCATTGTAGAGTTCTTGAAGCCAAGATTCGTGTTAATGGAAAATGTGGTGGACTTGCTTAGGTTTGCACATGGTTACCTTGGAAGATATGCACTAAGCAGACTTGTTGGAATGAACTACCAAGCACGGATGGGAATGATGGTTGCTGGGGCATATGGACTTCCACAATTTCGTATGCGTGTCTTCATGTGGGGTGCTCTTCCTTCAGAG AAATTGCCACAATATCCGTTGCCCACACATAACGTTATTGTGAGGGGTGGCATTCCCACAGAATTTGAG TTAAATGCAGTAGATTTTGAAGAAGGCCTGAAGGTCAAGCTAAAGAGAGAACTTCTTCTCGAGGATGCACTTTCAGATCTTCCTCCT gtGGAAAATAATGAACCAAGGGATGAAATGCCATATATCGATGAGCCAAAATCAGTCTTTCAGCGTTTCATAAGATCAAGGAGGGATG GTTCGTTGGGTACTGTTTTGTTTGATCATCGTCCCCTTCAGTTAAACGAAGATGACTACCAGCGTGTAACTCAAATTCCCAAACAAAAG GGTGCAAACTTCAGGGACTTGCCTGGGGTTCGTGTTCGTGCTGACAATGTTGTTGAATGGGATCCAGATATGGAAAGAGTAAAACTTCCATCAGGGAAGCCTTTG GTTCCTGACTATGCAATGACTTTTGTTCGTGGCACTTCACAAAA GCCATTTGGTCGTTTATGGTGGGATGAGATCGTTTCAACAGTTGTTACACGAGCAGAGCCCCATAATCAG GCTATATTACATCCAGTGCAGGACAGAGTGCTCACTATCCGTGAAAACGCAAGGCTGCAAGGTTTCCCTGATTATTACAAATTGACTGGACCAATAAAAGAAAG GTACATACAAGTTGGAAATGCAGTTGCAGTACCAGTTGCCCGGGCTTTAGGGTATTCTTTAGCATTGGCATTGAGAGGATTGTCGCGAGATCAACCATTACTTACATTACCACCTAATTTTCCATGTCTTGAGGAACTGGTCTCCAATGATGAATCTCTAGATAAGGTTTAA